GGGGTGCCCGAGGAGGTCCGCCGGGCCGGACCCAACGTCTAGAGCGTTTATTAATAATTATTATCGTTGTCAAAAATGTGAGACCGTCCTCAGACACCGGGGGCGGTCTCGTGATATTACGTGAAGCCGCAGGCGTGAAGGCGAGCAGGAAGGAGGTGATGGCGCGGCTTCACGCGGAGCGGGGAGAAGGTTCTTTGTGTAGGGAGAAGATCCGAGGAAGGGGGAAGCGTGTACCTGAGGGTTGACAGGCTTCAGGTCGAGCTACCGATGCCGAGCGAGCCGGATCCGGACGCGGCGGCCAACGTACAGGAGCTGCTGGGTGGGCGTTTCGGGGAGATGTCCACCCTGATGAACTACACCTACCAGTCGTTCAACTTCCGGGGGCGCAAGAAGGTCAAGCCCTTCTACGACCTCATCGCCAACATCGCCACCGAGGAGCTCGGGCACATAGAGCTGGTGGCTGCGACCATCAACGGGCTGCTCACCGGGGCCTCCGGGGGTGAGGAGGTCACCGACGCCCCGCTCAAGGGTCTCAAGGGCAAGGGCATTCCGCACCACTACATAAACAGCGGCCTCGGGGCGCTCGCCACGAACTCCTTGGGCAAGGGCTGGAACGGTGAGTACGTCTTCAACTCCGGGGATCTCGTGCTCGACCTCCTGCACAACTTCTTCCTGGAGAACGGGGCCAGGATGGCCAAGATCCGGGTGTACGAGTCCACCGACCACCCGATCGCCCGGCAGATGCTCGGCTACCTCTTCGTCCGCGGCGGCGTCCACGCCCTGGCCTACGCCAAGGCGCTGGAGGAGCTCACCGGGGTCGACGTCAAGAAGATGCTGCCGATCCCCAAGATCCCGGACTCGGCCTTCAAGGAGGCCAAGCAGTTCACCGACAAGGGGATGCACGGCAAGCTCTACCGCTTCAGCCCGGACGACTTCAAGGACATCTCCGCCATCTGGAGTGGCGAGCACCCGATAGACGGGACCCCGCTCGAGGTGGTGGACGGCCTGCCCGAGAGCGCCGGTGGTCCGGCCGATCCGCCGGAGGACAAGGCCGTCTCCTCGCCGGGTCTCCACCCGGAGGAGCTGCAGGAGATCGCCCAGCGTCTCATAAGCCGGATGTAGGCTGCCTCTGTGTCGGTGGGGAGGCGAGCGCCCCTTCATGGGGCGCTCGCCTCTCTTCGTGGCGCTCAGCGGTCCTCTGGCTCTATAGGGGGCTCGCCCGCTTCGGGCGTTCGGCAGAGAAGGCCTGCTCTAGGGCATCGGGGGCGTGCTCGTCCCCGGTATCGCACCGCAACCGGCGAGAGGGCGGGTATACCGGGGCTTCGCATCTGGAACGGTGGCGTTCGGAGCGGGACTCTTACCGGCCCGCCTCCTTGCGGAGCCCGCCGGAAAGGCTCCGGCGATCACCACGAGGCCCCTCCATTCCGGGGGCTTCTGGTATACGAGGTCCACCGGGCGCAGTTCACCCGGTGCCTGAAGCTCGGGGAGAGAGGGCGCCGGATCGTACGGCTCGGGCGTTTCGTTGCGGCGGCTCGAGGGGGTGGTCTTCGGTCCGGGCGGGCTTTCTCGTCCTCGCGGTCGTGTACGGCGCGCCCCGGCCATAAGGGCCGGCGGCCCGCGGGATCTCGCCGGGCCGGGGCTAGCCGGTCTCCCAGGCTACGGAGAGCCGGGGTGCGCCCTTGAGGGTCTGCATAACCACGCAGTACCGCTCCGTCTTCTCCTTCAGGCCCTCCAGCTGTTCCTCGCTGGCCTCCGGGGCGTCCACGTTCAGGGTGAGCCGTATCTCCTGGAAGCCCACCGGAACCTCCTCGGAGAGGCCGAGGGTCCCGGCGAGGTCCAGGTCACCCTCGGCGACCGCCTCTATGCTTCGCGTGGGGATCTCCATCGCGGAGGCCACCATCTGGCAGGTGATCTGTGCGCAGGCGGCGAGCGCGCCGAGCAGCAGATCGCCCGAGCAGGCGGCGCTCCCCGTGCCGCCCACGCCGGTGTGGGCCCCGGCCTCGTAGACGGCCCGACCGATATCCACCGAGCAGGAGAGCGGGGTGTCGGCTTCGCTGCCCCGGGCCCGGAGCGTCACCCGCGAGGAGCCGGGCTCCCGGCGGTATCTCTCCTTGAGCGGTCTCTGCAGCCGGCGCACGTTCATGTCCGAAACCCTCCCCGAGGACTTCCAACTCCTTCCGCTCAAGGATACTACGGCTGGACGGCGAGCAGGAGCCCGAAGAGGCGGGCCTCGTCCGTGTAAAAACCGGCGATCCGCAGTCCGGTCTCCTCCAGCATCCGCCGGGCCGAGGCGGAGGTGAACTTCGTGCTGATCTCCGTGCGCATCCCCTCGCCCGGGGCAAAGGAGATCGTGAGCCCCAGGTTCTTTACCGGGATCCTCTGGGCCGTGCGGGAGAGGAGCCACATCTCTATTCTGGAGTCTCTCGCCACGTACGGTGCCCGATGCTCGAAGAGGTCGGGATCGAAGCCTCCTCCCAGGCGGTCGTTTATGACCCGCAGGAGGTTCTTGTTGAACCGGGCGGTGATCCCGGCCCGGTCGTTGTAGGCGGCCTCCAGGGTCCTCGCGTCCTTCACCAGGTCCACGCCCACCAGCAGGGCGTCCCCCCGTCTGAAGCCCCTCACCAGGCCGCCCAGAAAGCGCCGGCGCCGGCGGGGAGTGAGGTTGCCTATCGTGCCGCCCAGAAAGGCCACGAGGCGGGGTGCCCCGGGGCCTTCGGCGAGCAGCCGTTCCGGGGGCTCCTCGAAATCGCCCACGAAGCCCCGAACCGTCAGGCCGGGATACTCGCGGAGCAGCCGCTCGCCGCTCTTCCTCAGGACGTCCTCGCTGACGTCCAGCGGCGCGTAGCCGGCACATCCGCCGTTGTGGGCGGTGAGGGCGTCGAGGAGCAGGAGGGTCTTCTCACCCGCTGCTCCGGAGCCCAGCTCTACGAGCTCCCGGCAACCGGTGCGGACCACGATCTCCTCCGCCCTCCGGCGGAGGATCGAGGCCTCGGCGCGGGTCTGGTAGTACTCCGGAAGGCGGGTGATCTCTTCGAAGAGGTGCGAGCCCTCGCCGTCGTAGAGGTACTTGGGCCACGGGGAGAGGTCCTTGGGGGCGGAGGAGAGACCCCGGCGAACGTCGTCCGCCATCCGGGACGTGGAGAGGGGGCACCCCCCGCAGTGGAAGATCTCCAGCCTGCCGGGGGTCAAGAGGGAGCCTCCGCGCCCGAGGGGTTCAGTGGCTCGAGCGTCACGCCGCCGGAGCGGTCGGTTGAGAGGAGGTGCCGGTCGGGCACCTCGCGCCAGCCGGGGGTCTCGTCGAGTGGCTCCGAGGCCACCGCGACTCCTCCCCGGAAGGCGCCGGCGTCCTCCAGGAAGTACAGCGAGTTGCCCGGACCCGACGTCGAGCAGCGGGTGAAGGCCATCGTCGCGCCGTCGGTGACGCCCAGGTTGAGCGTGGCCTCGACCCCGAGCTCCGCGCAGATCCGGAAAAGGTGGGCCACCGTCCTGCGCAGGGCACCGGCGGGGGCTTCCGGAGAGTCCCGCAGGCGGTCCAGCAGGCAGGCGAAGATCGTCTCCGAGTCCGAGACCCCGAGGAGCCCGGCGTAGGACTCGTCGCTCAGAGCGTCCCGCAGCCGGCGCATGGCCGAGCGCCGGAAGTCCTGCACCGCCCCGTTGTGCATGAACAGGTAGCGTCCCGAGGCGAAGGGGGGTACCCCGCTCTCCTCGGCCGGGAGCCCCGGCGTGGCGCTGCGGACCGCGGCGAAGACGGCCGGGCTCAGGACCCGCGGCGCAATGCTCGCGAAGCTCCGGTCGGCCCAGATGGGGCGCGTCGAGCGGTAGACGGCGGGTTCTACGTCCACCTCCGGCGCGTACCACCCGGCCCCGAAGCCGTCGGCGTTCACCACGCCGCTTTGCATCTCGCGCGGGGCGTAGCTTTGCACCAGCAACGAGTGCTCAGGCTCCAGCGTCAGGGCGGAGAGGGGGACGGGGCGCTCCCCGACGTAGGCGGCCATCCTGCACACGGCTCTCTCCTCAGGCGTCTCTGGCGCAGCGGAAGCCCGCGAAGAGCTGGCGCCGGATGGGGAAGTCCCAGTTGCGGAAGGTGTTGCGGATGGCGCAGGGGCGGGTGGCGAAGGAGCCGCCGCGCAGGACCCTGTATCCGTCGTCGAAGAAGACCTCCGAG
The Rubrobacter xylanophilus genome window above contains:
- a CDS encoding OsmC family protein encodes the protein MNVRRLQRPLKERYRREPGSSRVTLRARGSEADTPLSCSVDIGRAVYEAGAHTGVGGTGSAACSGDLLLGALAACAQITCQMVASAMEIPTRSIEAVAEGDLDLAGTLGLSEEVPVGFQEIRLTLNVDAPEASEEQLEGLKEKTERYCVVMQTLKGAPRLSVAWETG
- the egtC gene encoding ergothioneine biosynthesis protein EgtC, with amino-acid sequence MAAYVGERPVPLSALTLEPEHSLLVQSYAPREMQSGVVNADGFGAGWYAPEVDVEPAVYRSTRPIWADRSFASIAPRVLSPAVFAAVRSATPGLPAEESGVPPFASGRYLFMHNGAVQDFRRSAMRRLRDALSDESYAGLLGVSDSETIFACLLDRLRDSPEAPAGALRRTVAHLFRICAELGVEATLNLGVTDGATMAFTRCSTSGPGNSLYFLEDAGAFRGGVAVASEPLDETPGWREVPDRHLLSTDRSGGVTLEPLNPSGAEAPS
- the egtD gene encoding L-histidine N(alpha)-methyltransferase; amino-acid sequence: MTPGRLEIFHCGGCPLSTSRMADDVRRGLSSAPKDLSPWPKYLYDGEGSHLFEEITRLPEYYQTRAEASILRRRAEEIVVRTGCRELVELGSGAAGEKTLLLLDALTAHNGGCAGYAPLDVSEDVLRKSGERLLREYPGLTVRGFVGDFEEPPERLLAEGPGAPRLVAFLGGTIGNLTPRRRRRFLGGLVRGFRRGDALLVGVDLVKDARTLEAAYNDRAGITARFNKNLLRVINDRLGGGFDPDLFEHRAPYVARDSRIEMWLLSRTAQRIPVKNLGLTISFAPGEGMRTEISTKFTSASARRMLEETGLRIAGFYTDEARLFGLLLAVQP
- a CDS encoding manganese catalase family protein, with the protein product MYLRVDRLQVELPMPSEPDPDAAANVQELLGGRFGEMSTLMNYTYQSFNFRGRKKVKPFYDLIANIATEELGHIELVAATINGLLTGASGGEEVTDAPLKGLKGKGIPHHYINSGLGALATNSLGKGWNGEYVFNSGDLVLDLLHNFFLENGARMAKIRVYESTDHPIARQMLGYLFVRGGVHALAYAKALEELTGVDVKKMLPIPKIPDSAFKEAKQFTDKGMHGKLYRFSPDDFKDISAIWSGEHPIDGTPLEVVDGLPESAGGPADPPEDKAVSSPGLHPEELQEIAQRLISRM